Proteins encoded in a region of the Dethiosulfovibrio russensis genome:
- a CDS encoding response regulator, with protein sequence MSRIMVVDDAAFMRMMLSNMLTKMGHEVVAEADNGKTALEMYKKHSPDVVTMDITMPHMNGIEAVKGIIGFDPKAKIVMVSAMGQKEMVIEAVKAGAKDFIVKPFKEDAVWKAIEQAMES encoded by the coding sequence ATGTCTAGAATTATGGTGGTGGACGATGCCGCTTTCATGCGTATGATGTTGTCCAACATGCTCACCAAGATGGGACATGAAGTGGTGGCCGAAGCGGACAACGGAAAGACGGCCTTGGAGATGTACAAAAAGCACTCTCCCGACGTGGTCACGATGGACATAACCATGCCTCATATGAACGGCATAGAGGCGGTAAAGGGCATCATAGGGTTCGATCCGAAGGCAAAGATAGTTATGGTAAGCGCCATGGGACAGAAGGAAATGGTAATAGAGGCGGTGAAGGCGGGAGCGAAGGACTTCATCGTGAAGCCCTTCAAGGAAGATGCGGTCTGGAAAGCTATAGAACAGGCCATGGAAAGCTGA
- the gyrB gene encoding DNA topoisomerase (ATP-hydrolyzing) subunit B, whose protein sequence is MTATSAQSQYTAQSIQILEGLEAVRKRPGMYIGDTATRGLHHCVYEVVDNAVDEALAGYCSEIKVTIHTDGSVSVSDNGRGIPVDPHPSNGRPACEVVLTVLHAGGKFNNDTYKVSGGLHGVGVSVVNALSSWLELDICRNGKTWGQRFEKGIPVTDLEGGYETDKSGTTVHFMPDDEIFEEVCFSAEILGNRLREMAFLNPGLKIALVDDREEKEWAFHYEGGLASFVEYLNRDKSSLFPKPIVVSGERESTFVEVGLQYNDGYHERLFSFANLIHTMEGGTHVIGLRSAITRAINESARRNKVLKDKDANLSGEDLKEGLTCVISVKLGDPQFEGQTKTKLGNSEVKGIVDSIVYEGLLVALDDDPSVLKPVVDKAVKARQAREAAKKARELVRKTAMTGLNLPGKLADCSGRIPENCEVYIVEGDSAGGSAKQGRDRGFQAILPLRGKILNVEKARLDRILSSKEIRTIIQALGCGIGEDFDVSKLRYHKIIIMTDADVDGAHISTLLLTFFYRYMKELVEGGYIYLAQPPLYRVQIGRHSEYIFSDKDLRSFMNSHQDTGKKIGVQRYKGLGEMNPEQLWETTMDPENRVMKRIEVDDALAADEYFSILMGDKVEPRREFIQAHSHEVQNLDV, encoded by the coding sequence ATGACGGCAACTTCGGCCCAGTCTCAATATACGGCACAGAGCATACAGATTCTCGAGGGCTTGGAGGCGGTACGCAAGCGCCCGGGGATGTACATAGGAGACACCGCGACCCGGGGACTTCATCACTGCGTCTACGAGGTCGTCGACAACGCCGTTGACGAGGCTCTGGCCGGTTACTGTTCCGAGATAAAGGTAACTATACATACCGACGGAAGTGTGTCCGTGTCGGACAACGGCAGAGGTATCCCCGTCGATCCCCATCCCTCCAACGGACGTCCTGCCTGCGAGGTCGTTTTGACCGTTCTGCACGCCGGAGGCAAGTTCAACAACGATACTTACAAGGTCTCCGGCGGACTTCACGGAGTAGGCGTATCGGTGGTGAACGCCCTTTCGTCCTGGCTGGAGCTCGATATATGCAGAAACGGCAAGACCTGGGGACAGAGGTTCGAGAAGGGCATTCCCGTGACCGACCTGGAGGGTGGCTACGAGACGGATAAAAGCGGTACGACCGTTCACTTCATGCCCGACGACGAGATCTTCGAGGAGGTCTGCTTTTCCGCCGAGATCCTTGGCAACCGGCTCAGGGAGATGGCGTTCCTGAACCCGGGGCTGAAGATAGCCCTGGTCGACGACAGAGAGGAAAAGGAATGGGCCTTCCACTACGAGGGAGGACTGGCGTCCTTCGTGGAATACCTCAACCGAGACAAGAGTTCGCTTTTTCCCAAGCCCATAGTGGTGTCGGGAGAGAGGGAATCCACCTTCGTCGAGGTGGGACTTCAGTACAACGACGGATATCACGAGAGGTTGTTTTCCTTTGCCAACCTGATCCACACCATGGAGGGCGGAACCCACGTCATAGGCCTACGTTCTGCCATCACGAGGGCCATAAACGAAAGTGCCAGGAGGAACAAGGTCCTCAAGGATAAGGACGCCAACCTGTCAGGAGAGGACCTCAAGGAAGGTTTAACCTGCGTGATATCGGTTAAGCTCGGCGATCCCCAGTTCGAGGGTCAGACGAAGACCAAGCTCGGCAACAGCGAGGTCAAGGGGATAGTGGATTCCATCGTCTACGAGGGGCTTTTGGTGGCCCTGGACGACGACCCCTCCGTCCTTAAACCCGTTGTTGACAAGGCGGTCAAGGCCCGTCAGGCTAGGGAAGCTGCCAAGAAAGCCAGAGAGCTCGTTCGCAAGACAGCTATGACCGGCCTGAACCTGCCGGGAAAGCTGGCGGACTGTTCGGGCCGCATCCCGGAAAATTGCGAGGTCTACATAGTCGAGGGAGACAGTGCCGGAGGAAGTGCTAAGCAGGGCAGGGACAGGGGCTTTCAGGCCATCCTTCCCCTGAGGGGAAAGATCCTCAACGTGGAGAAAGCCCGGCTGGATCGGATCCTCAGCAGCAAAGAGATAAGGACCATCATACAGGCCCTCGGCTGTGGAATAGGGGAGGACTTCGACGTCTCGAAGCTCAGGTATCACAAGATAATAATCATGACCGATGCCGACGTCGACGGAGCTCACATCAGCACTCTTCTTCTGACCTTCTTCTACCGCTACATGAAGGAGCTTGTCGAGGGAGGATATATTTATCTAGCCCAGCCACCTCTGTACAGGGTTCAGATCGGCAGGCATTCGGAGTATATCTTCAGCGACAAGGACCTCCGTTCCTTCATGAACAGTCATCAGGACACGGGAAAGAAGATAGGTGTTCAGAGGTATAAGGGTCTTGGAGAGATGAACCCGGAGCAGCTTTGGGAGACCACCATGGATCCTGAAAACAGGGTCATGAAGAGGATAGAGGTGGACGATGCCCTGGCCGCGGACGAGTACTTCAGCATACTGATGGGCGACAAGGTCGAGCCCAGAAGGGAATTTATTCAAGCTCATTCCCATGAGGTCCAAAATCTGGACGTGTAG